In Sinorhizobium numidicum, the following proteins share a genomic window:
- a CDS encoding carbohydrate ABC transporter permease: MTEQRRSKTLTVVLMIAPFVITYLTVFAYPVYKMFALSFTDAPLIGEGRWIGFDNYIKLLNQKLFFTSVWNTGYFVLLTVVPNTLIGLGLALMVVRLKGWLQSLILVLFFLPYILPVSVVTQIWQWVLDQQFGIAQYAIEFFTGKRISVFRDPIWAMPMVALVTVWWTNGFNLLLFIAGLRNIPADYYEAAALDGATRWQCFRRITWPLIWPVTALVLTLQLILQLKIFDQVYLMTEGGPFNSTYVLLQLVYREAFRLNHGGLGSAVAVFLFLIIVTVSVLQYQLLRVRGR; the protein is encoded by the coding sequence TTGACGGAGCAGAGACGCAGCAAGACGCTGACTGTCGTTCTGATGATCGCGCCATTCGTGATCACCTACCTGACGGTTTTCGCCTATCCCGTCTACAAAATGTTCGCCTTGAGCTTCACTGATGCGCCGCTGATCGGCGAAGGCCGGTGGATCGGTTTTGATAATTACATCAAGCTGCTCAATCAGAAACTCTTCTTCACGTCGGTGTGGAATACGGGCTATTTCGTCTTGCTCACCGTCGTGCCGAACACGCTGATCGGGCTCGGGCTGGCGCTGATGGTCGTGCGCCTCAAGGGGTGGCTGCAGAGCCTCATTCTGGTGCTGTTCTTTCTCCCCTATATTCTGCCTGTTTCGGTCGTGACGCAGATCTGGCAATGGGTGCTCGATCAGCAATTCGGCATCGCCCAATACGCAATCGAGTTCTTCACCGGCAAACGCATCAGTGTCTTTCGCGATCCCATTTGGGCGATGCCGATGGTGGCGCTCGTTACCGTGTGGTGGACCAACGGTTTCAACCTGCTGCTCTTCATTGCCGGATTGCGCAACATCCCGGCAGACTACTACGAAGCGGCCGCTCTCGATGGTGCGACGCGGTGGCAGTGCTTCCGCCGCATCACCTGGCCTCTGATCTGGCCCGTCACGGCACTCGTCCTGACGCTGCAATTGATCCTGCAACTCAAGATCTTCGATCAGGTCTATCTTATGACGGAAGGTGGTCCGTTCAATTCGACTTACGTGCTGCTGCAACTCGTCTACCGCGAGGCATTCCGCCTCAATCATGGCGGTCTCGGTTCCGCGGTGGCAGTCTTCCTGTTCTTGATCATCGTCACCGTTTCGGTGCTGCAGTATCAGCTGCTGCGCGTAAGGGGGCGCTGA
- a CDS encoding carbohydrate ABC transporter permease, whose protein sequence is MQRKSIGNILLLVLTLCVACMWAFPIYWAVVTSIKPEQEVVTKTTFIPDVFNFSAYYFALFETNLAAWYVNSLVTSIGVTVIVILISVMCAYALSQIVFAGRRLLYGIILASFMVPSQALVVSQFVLMYRFGLINTWGGIILPQLIIPVVVIVYKQFFDSVPKELREAAKLDGCGDFQILFRLYLPLNWGITTALAIITYIMAWNAFLWPFLVTNSEDMMTVTVGITQVDDAFGVKYARDMAVAILAAMPVAVAYLLFQKRVTQALMLSSGIKG, encoded by the coding sequence ATGCAACGCAAATCCATTGGTAACATCCTTCTCCTGGTCCTCACTCTCTGCGTCGCCTGCATGTGGGCCTTCCCGATCTATTGGGCGGTGGTGACATCGATCAAGCCGGAACAGGAGGTCGTCACGAAGACGACGTTCATCCCGGATGTCTTTAACTTCTCGGCCTATTATTTCGCACTGTTCGAAACCAACCTTGCCGCCTGGTACGTAAACTCGCTCGTCACCTCCATAGGCGTCACCGTCATCGTCATTCTGATCAGCGTGATGTGCGCCTATGCGCTGTCGCAGATCGTCTTCGCCGGCCGAAGACTTCTCTATGGCATTATTCTTGCGAGCTTCATGGTTCCCTCCCAGGCACTCGTCGTCTCGCAGTTCGTGCTGATGTACCGCTTCGGACTGATCAACACCTGGGGCGGCATCATCCTGCCCCAGCTCATCATTCCGGTGGTGGTGATCGTCTACAAGCAGTTCTTCGACTCCGTGCCGAAAGAGTTGCGCGAAGCTGCAAAGCTCGACGGCTGCGGCGATTTTCAAATCCTGTTCCGGCTCTATCTTCCGCTGAACTGGGGGATCACCACGGCGCTGGCGATCATCACCTACATCATGGCCTGGAACGCGTTCCTTTGGCCCTTCCTGGTGACGAACTCGGAAGACATGATGACCGTCACCGTAGGGATCACGCAGGTCGACGACGCCTTCGGCGTGAAATATGCGCGCGACATGGCAGTCGCCATTCTTGCGGCAATGCCGGTCGCGGTTGCTTATCTCCTATTTCAAAAGCGCGTAACGCAGGCGCTCATGTTGTCGTCGGGCATAAAAGGATGA
- a CDS encoding ABC transporter substrate-binding protein: MKKLLKLALAGALAILPSAAAYAQTDITWWDFLSGGDGVRMKALIKEFNDTHPDIRINATTLEWGVPFYSKIQTSAAVGQQPDIMTYHLSRFPLAIPSGILRPLAPEELAAAGIKKENYVEASWNSATADGKVYGIPFDVHSIVLYYNKTILKEAGLLGDDGLPKGLDGLDNFNAALEKIKATGKVQYPLSLHTDEGGSMWRVFYTLISQQGGKFIDGEEILPGDAGAKALTSMANWVSSGYSPQLISYEASIALFTSGKAAMHINGVWEVPTMADLAKNGNLGFEWGAIQIPVLMGQPATWADSHAFAVPNSDAKPITPEKLNAVLQIIGWMNEHSLSWAGAGHIPAYKPVTESAEFKAMQPNATYAKLADTAVFDPVSPLAGVAGPIYEATQNFIVPALNGQLDPQDAIEQMREELKSQM; the protein is encoded by the coding sequence TTTCTTGAGCGGCGGCGACGGCGTTCGTATGAAGGCGCTCATCAAGGAGTTCAACGATACGCATCCGGACATCCGGATCAACGCGACGACGCTCGAGTGGGGCGTTCCCTTCTATAGCAAGATCCAGACGTCCGCGGCCGTCGGTCAGCAGCCCGACATCATGACCTATCATCTGTCGCGTTTCCCGCTGGCGATACCGTCTGGAATTCTCCGGCCGTTGGCGCCCGAGGAGCTTGCGGCGGCAGGCATCAAGAAGGAAAACTATGTCGAAGCGAGCTGGAATTCGGCCACCGCCGACGGCAAGGTCTACGGTATTCCCTTCGACGTCCACTCGATCGTCCTCTATTACAACAAGACTATTCTGAAAGAAGCGGGCCTGCTCGGCGATGACGGCTTGCCGAAGGGGCTGGATGGTCTCGACAATTTCAATGCGGCGCTTGAAAAAATCAAGGCGACCGGCAAGGTGCAATATCCGCTTTCGCTGCACACGGACGAGGGCGGCTCCATGTGGCGCGTGTTCTACACGCTCATTTCCCAGCAGGGCGGCAAATTCATCGACGGAGAGGAAATTCTGCCCGGCGATGCCGGGGCCAAGGCCTTGACCTCGATGGCGAATTGGGTGTCGTCCGGCTATTCCCCGCAGCTTATTTCCTATGAAGCCTCGATCGCCCTTTTCACCTCGGGCAAGGCGGCGATGCATATCAACGGCGTCTGGGAAGTACCGACCATGGCCGACCTCGCCAAGAACGGCAATCTCGGCTTCGAATGGGGCGCGATTCAGATCCCCGTGCTGATGGGTCAGCCGGCGACCTGGGCCGACTCCCACGCTTTTGCCGTGCCGAACAGCGACGCGAAACCGATTACGCCGGAGAAGCTGAATGCCGTACTTCAGATCATTGGGTGGATGAACGAGCATAGCCTTTCATGGGCCGGTGCGGGTCATATTCCGGCCTATAAGCCCGTGACCGAAAGCGCCGAGTTCAAGGCAATGCAGCCGAACGCTACCTACGCCAAACTCGCCGACACCGCCGTCTTCGATCCCGTCTCGCCGCTCGCCGGTGTCGCCGGACCGATCTACGAGGCAACGCAGAACTTCATCGTACCCGCCTTGAACGGCCAGCTCGATCCACAGGACGCGATCGAACAGATGCGTGAGGAACTGAAGAGCCAAATGTAG